One window of Paenibacillus albicereus genomic DNA carries:
- a CDS encoding response regulator: MANRILIVDDAAFMRMMIRDILTKNGYEVVGEAQDGSQAIEKYKELKPDLITMDITMPEMDGIAALKEIKKMDANVKVIMCSAMGQQAMVIDAIQAGAKDFIVKPFQADRVIEAIKKTLG, translated from the coding sequence ATGGCAAACCGTATTCTTATCGTGGATGATGCAGCCTTCATGCGAATGATGATTCGCGATATCCTGACCAAAAACGGCTACGAGGTCGTAGGAGAGGCGCAGGACGGCTCGCAGGCGATCGAAAAATACAAGGAGCTCAAGCCGGACCTCATCACGATGGACATCACGATGCCCGAAATGGACGGCATCGCCGCCCTGAAGGAAATCAAAAAGATGGATGCCAATGTCAAGGTCATCATGTGCTCGGCGATGGGCCAGCAAGCCATGGTCATCGATGCGATCCAGGCCGGCGCCAAAGACTTCATCGTGAAGCCTTTCCAAGCCGATCGGGTCATCGAGGCGATCAAGAAAACGCTGGGCTGA
- the fliI gene encoding flagellar protein export ATPase FliI — MSKLEASRYIEHLGGIDPVRVNGKVTQVIGLTIESEGPDASIGDVCQIYPGKGAPPLLAEVVGFRDNRLVLMPLGELNAIGPGCDVVGTGKPLTVQVGSELLGKVLDGLGRPLDGSFIPSRMVRYPTTAPPSNPLFRPRVKEPLGIGIRAIDGLLTVGQGQRVGIFAGSGVGKSTLLGMIARNTAADVNVIALIGERGREVLEFIEKDLGPEGLARSVVIVATSDQPALIRIKGAVIATTIAEYFRDRGLNVMLMMDSVTRYAMAQREVGLAIGEPPATRGYTPSVFAGLPKLLERAGTGPSGSITAFYTVLVDGDDMNEPVADAVRGILDGHIVLSRDLAHKGHFPAIDVLSSVSRVMNEIVVERHKQAATALKRMLAVYRDSEDLIHIGAYQSGSNADIDEAVAQMDFIQSFTRQRTDEKDDFDETVRQLTDHFTRS, encoded by the coding sequence ATGAGCAAGCTTGAGGCATCCCGCTATATCGAGCATCTCGGCGGCATCGATCCGGTGCGGGTCAACGGCAAAGTGACGCAAGTGATCGGACTGACGATCGAGAGCGAAGGGCCGGATGCGAGCATCGGAGACGTCTGTCAAATCTATCCGGGTAAGGGAGCGCCGCCGCTGCTGGCCGAGGTCGTCGGCTTCCGCGACAACCGTCTCGTGCTCATGCCGCTTGGCGAGCTCAACGCCATCGGCCCCGGCTGCGACGTCGTCGGGACCGGCAAGCCGCTTACGGTGCAGGTCGGCTCGGAGCTGCTGGGCAAGGTGCTTGACGGCCTGGGCCGGCCGCTGGACGGGAGCTTCATCCCCAGCCGGATGGTGCGCTACCCGACGACGGCACCGCCGAGCAACCCGCTGTTCCGTCCGCGCGTGAAGGAGCCGCTAGGCATCGGGATTCGGGCGATCGACGGGCTGCTGACGGTCGGACAAGGCCAGCGGGTCGGCATCTTCGCCGGATCGGGCGTCGGCAAGAGCACGCTGCTCGGCATGATCGCCCGCAATACGGCGGCCGACGTGAACGTCATCGCGCTCATCGGCGAACGGGGCCGGGAGGTGCTCGAGTTCATCGAGAAGGATCTCGGTCCCGAAGGGCTTGCCCGCTCGGTCGTCATCGTCGCGACATCGGATCAGCCGGCGCTGATCCGGATCAAGGGCGCCGTCATCGCGACGACGATCGCCGAATACTTCCGAGACCGCGGCTTGAACGTCATGCTCATGATGGACTCGGTGACGCGATATGCGATGGCGCAGCGTGAAGTCGGGCTGGCCATCGGCGAGCCGCCTGCGACGAGAGGCTATACGCCATCCGTGTTCGCAGGTCTGCCGAAGCTGCTGGAGCGAGCCGGCACGGGGCCGAGCGGGTCGATCACCGCTTTTTATACGGTGCTCGTGGACGGGGACGACATGAACGAGCCGGTGGCGGATGCGGTGCGGGGCATATTGGACGGACATATCGTGCTGAGCCGGGATCTCGCGCACAAAGGACATTTTCCGGCGATCGACGTGCTGAGTTCGGTGAGCCGCGTCATGAACGAGATCGTCGTCGAGCGCCACAAGCAGGCGGCGACGGCGCTCAAGCGCATGCTCGCTGTCTATAGAGATTCGGAGGACCTCATCCATATCGGGGCGTACCAGAGCGGGTCCAACGCCGATATCGACGAGGCGGTCGCGCAGATGGACTTCATCCAGAGCTTCACCCGGCAGCGGACAGACGAAAAGGACGACTTCGATGAGACCGTCCGACAGCTGACGGATCACTTCACTAGGAGCTGA
- the fliQ gene encoding flagellar biosynthesis protein FliQ — protein sequence MNSDFIIGLAGQAVLVVLKASAPMLILGLVVGLVISIFQATTQIQEQTLAFVPKIVAVFAALLLFGPWILSTLVDFTYNLLNNLHQYVG from the coding sequence ATGAATTCAGACTTTATCATCGGCTTGGCCGGGCAAGCCGTTCTCGTCGTCCTGAAGGCCAGCGCGCCGATGCTCATTCTCGGCCTCGTGGTCGGTCTCGTCATCAGCATCTTCCAGGCGACGACGCAAATCCAGGAGCAGACGCTCGCCTTCGTGCCCAAGATCGTGGCGGTGTTCGCGGCGCTGCTCCTGTTCGGACCTTGGATTCTCAGCACGCTGGTTGATTTCACGTACAACTTGCTGAACAACCTGCATCAATACGTCGGGTAG
- a CDS encoding flagellar FlbD family protein produces the protein MVQVTRLNGSRLTINALLIELIEETPDTLLTLTTGKKMVIQESAEVLTARIVEYQRSIGLLAASVKGAVTEE, from the coding sequence ATGGTACAAGTAACGAGGCTGAACGGCAGCCGCCTCACCATCAACGCGCTGCTGATCGAGCTGATCGAAGAAACGCCGGATACGCTCCTTACGCTGACCACCGGCAAAAAAATGGTCATTCAGGAATCGGCCGAGGTGCTGACAGCCCGGATCGTCGAGTATCAACGGTCCATCGGCTTGCTGGCCGCTTCCGTGAAGGGCGCAGTGACGGAGGAATAA
- a CDS encoding MotE family protein encodes MAKDEMEKQGYSGIERMLFFVTPLLFTLVLVMVLFVVFNPSLRDRLLDAGRDVPVVGALLPGDASSEEGSALEQAQDEKKLSSLQAELAAAKTKLEAADSEKIGLEAQVKSLQQQIDGLIATSDAEKLSAEQYQSKIGELAGMFASMTASKAAPILENMTLEESVLVLGTMDSRAQGAILAKMDPKRAAQTAARMKDSEPVKDQQIAALQSRLQLEATSTATASAVLNQEQLTKTFESMNAAQAAPLLLKMADVSASKVLRILSSVSDATRSAIVAEMSKTNNELTSQLVSKLMAGK; translated from the coding sequence GTGGCAAAAGATGAGATGGAAAAGCAAGGCTACAGCGGAATCGAACGAATGCTGTTCTTCGTTACGCCGCTTCTCTTTACGCTAGTGCTCGTAATGGTGCTGTTCGTCGTCTTCAATCCGTCGCTGAGGGATAGGCTGCTCGATGCCGGGAGGGACGTTCCGGTCGTCGGAGCGCTGCTGCCCGGGGATGCTTCCAGCGAGGAAGGCTCTGCCTTGGAGCAGGCGCAGGACGAGAAGAAGCTGTCGAGCTTGCAGGCGGAATTGGCCGCTGCCAAGACGAAGCTTGAAGCGGCGGATTCCGAGAAGATCGGCCTTGAAGCTCAGGTGAAGTCGCTGCAGCAGCAGATCGACGGCCTGATCGCAACGAGCGACGCCGAGAAGCTCAGCGCCGAACAGTATCAAAGCAAAATCGGCGAGCTCGCCGGCATGTTCGCCTCGATGACGGCCAGCAAGGCGGCCCCGATCCTCGAGAACATGACGCTGGAGGAATCGGTGCTCGTGCTCGGCACGATGGACAGCCGGGCGCAGGGAGCGATCCTGGCGAAGATGGATCCAAAGCGTGCGGCTCAAACCGCCGCTCGCATGAAGGACAGCGAACCGGTCAAGGATCAGCAGATCGCCGCGCTGCAGTCGCGTCTTCAACTGGAGGCGACCTCGACGGCGACGGCTTCGGCCGTCTTGAACCAGGAGCAGCTCACCAAGACGTTCGAGAGCATGAACGCCGCCCAGGCTGCGCCGCTTCTGCTCAAGATGGCCGACGTGAGCGCGAGCAAGGTGCTGCGCATCCTCAGCTCGGTGAGCGATGCGACCCGGTCTGCGATCGTAGCGGAGATGTCCAAGACGAACAATGAACTCACCTCCCAGCTGGTCTCCAAGCTGATGGCCGGGAAATGA
- the fliP gene encoding flagellar type III secretion system pore protein FliP (The bacterial flagellar biogenesis protein FliP forms a type III secretion system (T3SS)-type pore required for flagellar assembly.), with protein MLALSAAAAATAFAEPLPGIDISIGGGESGGSSAISLVLMITVLTLAPSFLILMTSFTRIVIVLGFVRTSLGTQQMPPNQVLIGLALFLTLFIMSPTLSQVNETALQPYLKGELTQTEALEEASVPMKEFMFKHTREKDLLLFLNYSQAEKPETYEDIPMTVLVPAYAISELKTAFQMGFMIFIPFLIIDMVVSSTLMAMGMMMLPPVMISLPFKILLFVLVDGWYLIVKSLLLSFGTS; from the coding sequence ATGCTCGCCTTATCGGCAGCCGCAGCCGCTACGGCTTTTGCCGAGCCTTTGCCGGGCATCGATATCAGCATCGGCGGAGGAGAATCAGGAGGGTCGAGCGCGATCTCGCTGGTCCTGATGATTACGGTCCTGACGCTTGCCCCGTCGTTCCTGATCCTGATGACGAGCTTCACGCGCATCGTCATCGTGCTCGGGTTCGTGCGCACCTCGCTCGGAACGCAGCAGATGCCTCCCAACCAGGTGCTGATCGGACTCGCGCTGTTCCTGACGCTGTTCATCATGTCGCCGACGCTGTCGCAGGTGAACGAGACCGCGCTGCAGCCCTATCTGAAGGGCGAGCTGACGCAGACCGAAGCGCTGGAAGAAGCATCGGTTCCGATGAAGGAGTTCATGTTCAAGCATACGCGAGAGAAGGACCTGCTGCTGTTTCTGAACTATTCCCAAGCGGAAAAACCGGAGACGTACGAGGACATCCCGATGACCGTGCTCGTGCCGGCCTATGCGATCAGCGAGCTGAAAACCGCGTTTCAGATGGGCTTCATGATCTTCATTCCGTTTCTCATCATCGATATGGTCGTCTCCAGCACGCTGATGGCGATGGGCATGATGATGCTGCCGCCGGTCATGATCTCGCTCCCGTTCAAGATCCTCTTGTTCGTGCTTGTGGACGGCTGGTATCTGATCGTGAAGTCGCTGCTGCTCAGCTTCGGAACCTCATGA
- a CDS encoding FliO/MopB family protein yields the protein MNSGIIASLQAAPAASGAAAASPSPKPESSLLFPSPAGQLDAAPQFTAGSVTGSLVWMIVALALVIGLIVLLIRFLSRRNQLWNGGRTLQSLGGLTLAPNKSMQLVEAGGKIYVLGVGDDVAVLDVIVDSDQVSALKEKLVEQGMGKSPIGDWLKGLQERRAGRKDGQVPEETDEAKRFERMLQQKLEQQSSQQEQLERLLQQSTDRERLREE from the coding sequence GTGAACAGCGGAATCATCGCCTCGCTGCAGGCGGCCCCGGCCGCGTCCGGAGCCGCGGCGGCGAGCCCTTCTCCCAAGCCGGAAAGCAGCCTGCTCTTCCCTTCTCCCGCCGGCCAGCTCGACGCAGCCCCTCAGTTCACGGCCGGAAGCGTGACAGGGAGCCTGGTCTGGATGATCGTCGCGCTTGCGCTCGTCATCGGCCTCATCGTCCTGCTGATCCGCTTCCTGTCGAGACGCAACCAGCTCTGGAACGGAGGGCGAACGCTGCAGTCGCTGGGCGGCCTTACGCTCGCGCCCAACAAATCGATGCAGCTGGTGGAGGCGGGAGGGAAAATCTACGTGCTGGGCGTAGGAGACGACGTCGCGGTGCTGGATGTCATCGTCGATTCGGACCAGGTGTCGGCGCTCAAAGAAAAGCTCGTCGAGCAGGGGATGGGGAAAAGCCCGATCGGCGACTGGCTGAAAGGGCTGCAGGAGAGGCGGGCCGGCCGCAAGGACGGACAAGTTCCGGAGGAGACCGACGAGGCCAAGCGGTTCGAACGGATGCTTCAACAAAAGCTGGAGCAGCAGTCCAGCCAGCAAGAGCAACTCGAGCGGCTGCTGCAGCAATCTACGGACAGGGAACGGTTGAGAGAAGAATGA
- the fliY gene encoding flagellar motor switch phosphatase FliY, producing MTSKDYLSQEEIDALLRQSSGEAEQAPSGGSDRIEDYLTGIEQDALGEIGNITFGSAATALSTLLGRKVDITTPQVALIRRSELGDAFPKPHVAVSVSYVEGFEGINSLVIKTRDAGVIADLMLGGEGEVGQQELNDIHISAVQEAMNQMMGSSATSMSTIFNRMVNISPPGIDILDVEQGGGMQQLPPDDVFIKISFRLMIGDLIDSTIMQLLPVNFAKQMVDSLMGGSGVEEAAPAAAPAPSAPAPTPAPMMESPQAAPAAHAPSPAPQQAYSAPYPDPMMPAAAAGPQTLGTPAGRNVSVQPVQFGGFQQGGFAQPEETNLGLLLDIPLKVTVELGRTQKQIKDILELSQGSIIELDKLAGEPVDILVNNKLIAKGEVVVIDENFGVRVTDIVSQWDRIAKIQ from the coding sequence ATGACGAGTAAGGATTACCTGTCGCAGGAAGAGATCGACGCGCTGCTCCGGCAGAGCTCCGGCGAAGCGGAGCAAGCACCGTCCGGCGGCAGCGACCGGATCGAGGATTACCTGACCGGCATCGAGCAGGACGCGCTCGGCGAGATCGGCAACATCACGTTCGGCAGCGCGGCCACGGCTCTGTCTACGCTGCTCGGCCGCAAGGTCGACATTACGACGCCGCAGGTGGCCCTCATTCGGCGCTCGGAGCTCGGGGACGCATTTCCGAAGCCGCATGTCGCCGTGTCGGTCAGCTATGTCGAAGGCTTCGAGGGCATCAATTCCCTCGTCATCAAGACGAGAGACGCAGGCGTCATCGCCGATCTGATGCTTGGAGGGGAAGGGGAAGTCGGCCAGCAGGAGCTGAACGACATCCATATCAGCGCGGTTCAGGAAGCGATGAACCAGATGATGGGCTCCTCCGCGACGTCGATGTCGACGATCTTCAACCGCATGGTGAACATCTCCCCGCCAGGCATCGACATTCTCGATGTGGAGCAGGGCGGAGGGATGCAGCAGCTGCCTCCCGACGACGTGTTCATCAAGATCAGCTTCCGCCTCATGATCGGCGACTTGATCGATTCCACGATCATGCAGCTGCTTCCGGTCAATTTCGCCAAGCAGATGGTCGACTCCTTGATGGGCGGCTCCGGCGTGGAGGAAGCGGCTCCAGCCGCAGCGCCAGCGCCATCGGCTCCAGCCCCGACGCCAGCGCCGATGATGGAATCGCCGCAAGCCGCGCCAGCCGCCCACGCGCCGTCGCCTGCTCCGCAGCAAGCGTATTCGGCTCCTTACCCGGACCCGATGATGCCGGCCGCAGCGGCAGGTCCGCAGACGCTCGGCACGCCTGCCGGCCGCAACGTCAGCGTGCAGCCGGTCCAGTTCGGCGGCTTCCAGCAAGGAGGCTTCGCCCAGCCGGAAGAGACGAACCTGGGCCTGCTGCTCGACATCCCGCTCAAGGTGACGGTCGAGCTCGGACGCACGCAGAAGCAGATCAAGGATATTCTCGAGCTGTCCCAAGGCTCGATCATCGAGCTGGACAAGCTCGCCGGCGAGCCGGTTGACATCCTGGTCAACAACAAGCTGATCGCAAAAGGCGAAGTCGTCGTCATCGATGAGAACTTCGGCGTCCGCGTGACCGACATCGTCAGCCAGTGGGACCGCATCGCGAAAATACAGTAA
- the fliJ gene encoding flagellar export protein FliJ: MAAFRYAYQSIVNLKQSETTQAEWGLSAALGQLKAEEMSLEELRSERRRWEEKLIRQGERGSTLDELQQIQHFIRHLDKTICLKEKKVQEAEKEVDQSRTILSERKVQEKIWMRSKEKAWQKFKSALLAGEQAELDEIAVQRHARMAQS, translated from the coding sequence ATGGCGGCATTCCGATATGCCTATCAAAGCATCGTCAATCTCAAGCAAAGCGAAACGACGCAAGCCGAATGGGGACTCAGCGCCGCTCTCGGCCAGCTGAAAGCGGAAGAGATGTCCCTTGAGGAGCTGAGAAGCGAGCGCAGGCGATGGGAGGAGAAGCTGATCCGGCAGGGAGAGCGTGGAAGCACGCTGGACGAGCTGCAGCAGATCCAGCATTTCATCCGCCATCTGGACAAGACGATCTGCCTCAAGGAGAAGAAGGTCCAGGAGGCGGAGAAGGAAGTCGATCAGTCCCGGACAATCTTGTCGGAGCGGAAGGTCCAGGAGAAGATCTGGATGAGGTCCAAGGAAAAGGCGTGGCAGAAATTCAAAAGCGCCCTGCTGGCCGGAGAGCAGGCCGAGCTGGACGAGATCGCGGTCCAGCGGCATGCCCGCATGGCTCAGTCCTGA
- the fliM gene encoding flagellar motor switch protein FliM — MVDVLSQNEIDALLAALSSGEMDAEELKKEESQRKIRSYDFKRAVRFSKDHIRSLTRIHENFARFLTTYFSAQLRTFVQINVVQVEQLPYDEFIRSIPKMTILNIFEAEPLEGRMVLEVHPNVAFAMVDRLLGGAGTAPSKIGALTEIETMIMEKIFSRAFESLQEAWKTVIDISPRLDSLETNPQFMQIVSPNETIALISLSTKIGDTTGMINLCIPHVVIEPIMPRLSVHHWFVSQKKSRVPEEVEMLEQRVHKAKLPIIAELGESSITVSEFMSLAVGDVISLNKSAGEGLHIKVGEKLKFIGSPGSVRDRLAVQVEEIVREGAEEDYDE; from the coding sequence TTGGTAGATGTTCTGTCCCAAAATGAGATTGACGCGCTGCTGGCCGCTCTTTCGTCCGGCGAGATGGATGCGGAAGAGCTCAAGAAGGAAGAGAGCCAGCGCAAAATCCGCTCGTACGACTTCAAGCGCGCGGTGCGGTTCTCGAAGGACCATATTCGCAGCCTCACGCGCATTCACGAGAACTTTGCGCGGTTCCTGACGACGTATTTCTCCGCGCAGCTCCGCACATTCGTGCAGATCAACGTCGTGCAGGTCGAGCAGCTGCCTTATGACGAGTTCATCCGTTCGATTCCGAAAATGACGATTCTGAACATTTTCGAGGCGGAGCCGCTCGAAGGACGGATGGTGCTCGAGGTGCATCCGAACGTGGCCTTCGCGATGGTGGACCGGCTCCTTGGCGGTGCCGGGACCGCGCCTTCGAAAATCGGGGCGCTGACGGAAATCGAGACGATGATCATGGAGAAGATTTTCAGCCGTGCTTTTGAAAGCCTTCAGGAAGCGTGGAAGACGGTCATCGATATCTCTCCTCGTCTGGATTCGCTCGAGACGAATCCGCAATTCATGCAGATCGTATCCCCGAACGAGACGATCGCTCTCATCTCGCTGAGCACGAAAATCGGCGACACGACGGGGATGATCAACCTGTGCATCCCTCATGTCGTCATCGAGCCGATCATGCCGAGGCTTTCGGTGCATCACTGGTTCGTCTCGCAGAAAAAATCCAGAGTTCCGGAAGAAGTCGAGATGCTGGAGCAGAGGGTGCATAAAGCGAAGCTTCCGATCATCGCCGAGCTGGGCGAGTCCTCGATCACGGTCAGCGAGTTCATGAGCCTGGCGGTCGGGGACGTCATCTCCCTCAACAAGTCGGCTGGCGAAGGGCTGCATATCAAGGTAGGAGAAAAGCTGAAGTTCATCGGCAGCCCGGGATCGGTCCGCGACCGGCTCGCGGTTCAGGTCGAGGAGATCGTACGTGAAGGAGCGGAAGAAGATTATGACGAGTAA
- a CDS encoding flagellar hook-basal body complex protein, with protein sequence MLRSMYSGVSGMRGFQTKLDVIGNNIANVNTVGFKAGRVMFQDILSQTVSGASQSEDGVRGGKNAQQIGLGVTVASVDTLHTAGSAMTTNVPTDLRIDGDGFFAVRPAGMEDGFYLTRAGNFSVDAAGQLVTADGGLVLSSDGEPISLAGISAYSIGKSGTIVGINADGTTGDEIATIGVVQVQNPNGLEKMGANLYRSTVNSNVEELAIGVPGDAETGTGTIVAGQLEMSNVDLTSEFTEMIVAQRGFQSNSRIITTSDEILQELVNLKR encoded by the coding sequence ATGCTTAGATCGATGTACTCCGGCGTCTCCGGCATGCGCGGCTTCCAGACGAAGCTCGATGTCATCGGCAACAACATCGCCAACGTCAATACGGTCGGCTTCAAAGCCGGACGCGTCATGTTCCAGGACATCCTCAGCCAGACGGTCTCCGGGGCGAGCCAGTCGGAAGACGGCGTGCGCGGGGGCAAGAACGCGCAGCAGATCGGACTCGGCGTCACGGTCGCTTCGGTCGACACGCTCCACACGGCGGGCAGCGCGATGACGACGAACGTTCCGACCGACCTGCGCATTGACGGCGACGGATTTTTCGCCGTCCGTCCGGCCGGCATGGAAGACGGCTTCTACCTGACCCGCGCCGGCAACTTCTCCGTCGACGCGGCAGGACAGCTCGTGACGGCCGACGGCGGCCTCGTGCTCAGCTCCGACGGAGAGCCGATCTCGCTCGCCGGCATAAGCGCGTATTCGATCGGCAAGAGCGGCACGATCGTCGGCATCAACGCCGACGGCACGACCGGCGACGAGATCGCGACGATCGGCGTCGTGCAGGTGCAGAACCCGAACGGACTCGAGAAGATGGGCGCCAACCTGTACCGCTCGACCGTGAACTCCAACGTGGAGGAGCTGGCGATCGGCGTGCCGGGTGACGCCGAGACCGGCACCGGCACGATCGTGGCCGGACAGCTGGAAATGTCCAACGTGGACCTGACGAGCGAGTTCACCGAGATGATCGTGGCCCAGCGCGGCTTCCAGTCGAACTCCCGCATCATTACGACTTCCGATGAGATTCTGCAGGAGCTGGTCAATCTCAAGCGCTAA
- a CDS encoding flagellar hook capping FlgD N-terminal domain-containing protein, with protein MAQGSVNAIYPYISQKNASAAATSMDNSTMGKDAFLQLLVAQLKYQDPLKPADNTTYIAQLAQFSSVEQLSNISGQLNLQGQNLGLTSDLIGRTVQWDVYDAAGKLVTESGIVESIILKDGMQYIISAGSSIPLDAVKQVDGAEAEAEPDGSETEPAAADSAEA; from the coding sequence ATGGCTCAAGGCTCTGTAAACGCGATCTATCCTTACATCAGCCAGAAAAACGCTTCCGCAGCGGCGACGAGCATGGACAACTCGACGATGGGCAAGGACGCGTTCCTTCAACTGCTCGTCGCGCAGCTGAAATATCAGGACCCGCTCAAGCCGGCGGACAATACGACCTATATCGCTCAGCTCGCCCAGTTCTCGTCGGTCGAGCAGCTGTCCAACATCTCCGGCCAGCTCAATCTGCAGGGGCAGAATCTCGGCCTGACATCGGACCTGATCGGACGAACCGTCCAGTGGGACGTGTATGACGCGGCCGGCAAGCTGGTGACGGAAAGCGGAATCGTGGAGTCGATCATTTTGAAGGACGGCATGCAATATATCATCTCTGCCGGCTCGAGCATCCCGCTCGATGCCGTCAAGCAGGTCGACGGCGCGGAGGCGGAAGCGGAGCCGGACGGTTCCGAGACGGAGCCCGCAGCGGCGGACTCGGCTGAGGCTTGA
- a CDS encoding flagellar basal body-associated FliL family protein, with product MKKMLPWLITTLLAISLIAVVAVFLWNSVLGDPKTAEGEGKPVAAAAKPMSAEERLGVTLELKDIKRNLKDENKLVIISFAFQLDKKAAKEELDQIKDIAVKPIINRILADTAAADLQGSAGQDALEAKLLNEVNKILPEGKLVKVSITDYLLTDI from the coding sequence ATGAAAAAAATGCTTCCCTGGTTGATTACGACCTTGCTGGCCATATCTCTGATTGCCGTCGTGGCGGTGTTTCTGTGGAATTCGGTCCTCGGCGATCCGAAGACGGCCGAAGGCGAAGGCAAGCCTGTCGCCGCCGCGGCCAAGCCGATGTCGGCGGAGGAGCGTCTCGGCGTGACGCTCGAGCTGAAGGACATCAAGCGGAACTTGAAGGACGAGAACAAGCTCGTCATCATCAGCTTCGCGTTCCAACTGGACAAAAAAGCGGCCAAAGAAGAGCTGGACCAGATCAAGGACATCGCGGTCAAGCCGATCATCAACCGCATCCTGGCCGATACGGCAGCCGCGGATCTTCAAGGCTCGGCCGGCCAGGACGCGCTTGAAGCGAAGCTGCTCAACGAAGTCAACAAGATTCTGCCGGAGGGCAAGCTGGTCAAGGTTTCGATAACCGACTATCTTCTCACGGACATTTGA
- a CDS encoding flagellar hook-length control protein FliK, with protein MEMAMTPTAVPTAGTTATGGAAAAKPGSGSAAGTSFQQLIGSVQLGGPSASAAGQAGAVSAAAFAGQGDAASLLQAAIAQLAGMMPGSAEAAAADATQATGAETLDAAAGGEAGETAPSALLGRLDELLDQLAEQQQADAPLSDEAMDAAASELGALLALLGLPVPQVQPASAGTEQAGSAEPVQGASAGKALVLESLLVLHQALQDGKPLKLGAFDASALVRQQLAKLGELLDGSERSSSGASAEAADDGQAAITVKTAPAAFLERLSASSAQVRAALEAKPSAAPAAEATSAADASPAAAPASASAEQAPPTNAPAAAVQPQAASSGPQAAAMPVVSMRRFAEEMADVMLQKLDITASGQTSEARILLNPEHLGQVDIKLQLHQGQLTAIFLADSPAAREAIENQLAQLRQSLQLQGIQVDRMEVGSGELQTSLSFGQQQGGSGGRGQNFGDGGRSTEPSAALREADFATQTAIRELGVGRSVNETA; from the coding sequence ATGGAAATGGCGATGACGCCGACAGCGGTTCCGACAGCCGGCACAACGGCGACGGGCGGAGCCGCCGCGGCAAAGCCGGGATCAGGCTCGGCCGCCGGAACTTCGTTTCAGCAGCTGATCGGCTCGGTGCAGCTCGGCGGACCATCCGCCTCTGCGGCGGGACAAGCCGGTGCCGTCAGCGCGGCAGCCTTTGCTGGGCAAGGAGATGCGGCGTCTCTGCTGCAGGCGGCGATCGCGCAGCTGGCCGGGATGATGCCCGGCTCGGCAGAAGCCGCAGCAGCCGACGCGACGCAAGCGACCGGGGCTGAGACGCTGGATGCGGCAGCGGGCGGCGAAGCCGGCGAAACGGCGCCAAGCGCGCTGCTCGGCCGGTTGGACGAGCTGCTCGACCAGCTGGCCGAGCAGCAGCAGGCGGACGCCCCGCTCTCGGACGAGGCGATGGACGCAGCCGCTTCGGAGCTTGGAGCGCTGCTGGCGCTGCTCGGCCTTCCCGTCCCGCAGGTTCAGCCGGCATCCGCCGGCACGGAACAGGCCGGCTCGGCAGAACCGGTGCAAGGGGCATCGGCGGGCAAGGCGCTCGTGCTGGAATCGCTGCTCGTGCTGCATCAAGCGCTGCAGGACGGCAAGCCGCTCAAGCTCGGAGCTTTCGACGCCTCCGCGCTCGTTCGGCAGCAGCTCGCCAAGCTCGGCGAGCTGCTGGACGGATCGGAGCGGTCCTCCTCCGGAGCCTCCGCCGAAGCTGCCGATGACGGACAGGCAGCCATCACCGTGAAGACGGCACCGGCCGCTTTCCTGGAGCGGCTCAGCGCCTCTTCGGCCCAAGTCCGGGCCGCGCTGGAAGCGAAGCCGTCGGCAGCTCCGGCCGCGGAAGCGACTTCTGCCGCCGATGCCTCGCCGGCCGCGGCTCCGGCTTCCGCTTCGGCGGAGCAAGCGCCGCCGACGAACGCTCCTGCCGCAGCGGTTCAGCCGCAGGCGGCTTCATCCGGGCCGCAGGCAGCCGCGATGCCGGTCGTATCGATGAGACGGTTCGCCGAGGAAATGGCGGACGTCATGCTCCAAAAGCTCGACATCACGGCAAGCGGACAGACGAGCGAAGCGCGGATCCTGCTCAACCCCGAGCATCTGGGACAGGTCGACATCAAGCTTCAGCTGCATCAAGGCCAGCTGACCGCCATTTTCCTCGCAGACTCTCCCGCAGCGCGCGAAGCGATCGAGAATCAGCTGGCCCAGCTTCGGCAGTCGCTGCAGCTTCAAGGGATCCAGGTCGATCGGATGGAGGTCGGAAGCGGCGAGCTGCAGACGAGCCTTTCCTTCGGCCAGCAGCAAGGCGGAAGCGGCGGCCGGGGACAGAACTTTGGAGACGGCGGCCGCTCGACGGAGCCGTCGGCGGCGCTGCGAGAAGCCGATTTCGCGACGCAAACGGCGATTCGGGAGCTCGGGGTCGGGCGATCGGTCAATGAGACGGCTTAG